Part of the Methanobrevibacter millerae genome is shown below.
AGGAAAACAACATCGTGCCTGTAGTGTCCCACAGGTCAGGTGAAACGACAGACGAAACTATTGCCCATCTGGCTGTAGGATTCGCTTCACCGTTAATAAAGACCGGTGCTATCGGCGGTGAAAGAATAGCCAAGCTTAATGAACTTGTTCGCATTGAAGAAGAACTTTTAAATCCGAAAATGGGTCACTTTTAAAGGGGAATAAAATCATGTCAAAGATAACTATTGATTATTCAAAATGCAGAGGAGACGACTGCGCTGAATGTGCAGATGTTTGCCCTATGGAAGTTTTAGTCCTTGAAGGCGATAAAATATCCATCGTCGACCCTGATGAATGCAGTTATTGCGAAGTATGTATGGACGTATGTCCTGAAGAATGTATAAAAATTGAAGATGACTTTTAAATAAATTAAACGGAGACATTATTATGACAAACGAATTATTAATTGAATTGGACAGCTATTTAGCAGCTGGTTTACACATTGGAACCCAACAGAAAACTAGTGATATGGAAAAATATATATTCAGAGTAAGATCTGACGGTTTATACGTATTGGATATCCAAAAGACTGATGAAAGAATTAGGCAAATCGCAAAATTATTGGCAAAATACGACCCTGATGACATTTTAGTTGTAGCAACCAGACAATACGGTCAGGCTCCTGTCAAAAAATTCGGTGAAATCACCGGCGCAACCACCATTCCTGGAAGATTCATTCCTGGAACCTTAACAAACCCAAATTACGCCAAATTCATCGAACCTAAAATCATTGTCGTAACTGACCCAAGATCAGACGCACAAGCAGTTCTCGAATCAAAACAGAACGGTATTCCTGTAGTCGCATTATGTGATACTGAAAACTTACTCAGTTTTGTTGATATTGCATTGCCTGTAAACAACAAAGGTAGAAAAGCTATCGCATTAGTTTACTGGTTACTTGCAAGACAAATCTTAAGGGAAAGAGGCGAAATTCCAGAAGATGGAGACTTAGATATCGAAGCAACCGATTTCGAACTTAAATTTTAAGTGAACTAAATGATAAGAAAACCTGCTGTAGCCGGATCTTTTTATCCGCAGAACCCTGAAACTCTAATGAAAATGATTGAAAGTTGCTTTTTAAGCGATTTCGGGGTAGGATATGTTCCGGAGATGAAAGAATTTGACG
Proteins encoded:
- a CDS encoding 4Fe-4S binding protein, whose amino-acid sequence is MSKITIDYSKCRGDDCAECADVCPMEVLVLEGDKISIVDPDECSYCEVCMDVCPEECIKIEDDF
- the rpsB gene encoding 30S ribosomal protein S2, with the protein product MTNELLIELDSYLAAGLHIGTQQKTSDMEKYIFRVRSDGLYVLDIQKTDERIRQIAKLLAKYDPDDILVVATRQYGQAPVKKFGEITGATTIPGRFIPGTLTNPNYAKFIEPKIIVVTDPRSDAQAVLESKQNGIPVVALCDTENLLSFVDIALPVNNKGRKAIALVYWLLARQILRERGEIPEDGDLDIEATDFELKF